In Pseudomonas lalkuanensis, the following are encoded in one genomic region:
- the rfbB gene encoding dTDP-glucose 4,6-dehydratase — translation MRIIITGGAGFIGSALIRHLIAGTEHEVLNIDKLTYAGNLESIESVASNPRYGFLQADIADSAAVGAALASFQPDAVMHLAAESHVDRSIDGPAEFIQTNIVGTYSLLESVRAYWLGLDNQRKAAFRFHHISTDEVYGDLHGVDDLFTETTPYAPSSPYSASKAASDHLVRAWNRTYGLPVLLTNCSNNYGPYHFPEKLIPLIILNALEGKPLPVYGNGQQVRDWLFVEDHARALVEVVTRGKVGETYNIGGHNEQKNLDVVRTICGLLEELAPQKPSGIARFEDLITFVKDRPGHDLRYAIDASKIERELGWVPAETFETGLRKTVEWYLNNLQWCRRVQDGSYQRERLGATA, via the coding sequence ATGAGAATCATTATTACTGGCGGAGCCGGATTCATCGGCTCCGCGCTAATCCGCCATCTGATCGCTGGCACTGAGCACGAAGTGCTTAACATCGATAAGCTGACCTACGCGGGCAACCTGGAATCCATTGAGTCGGTTGCCAGTAATCCCCGCTATGGCTTCCTGCAGGCCGACATCGCAGATAGTGCTGCCGTCGGTGCTGCGCTGGCGAGCTTCCAGCCTGATGCGGTGATGCACCTCGCCGCCGAATCCCACGTGGATCGCTCCATCGATGGTCCCGCTGAGTTCATCCAGACCAACATTGTCGGCACCTACAGCCTGCTTGAGAGCGTCCGGGCCTACTGGCTTGGACTGGACAACCAGCGCAAGGCGGCATTCAGGTTTCATCACATTTCCACTGACGAGGTCTACGGCGACCTCCATGGCGTTGACGATCTGTTCACGGAAACGACGCCTTATGCCCCCAGTTCGCCCTACTCCGCCAGCAAGGCCGCATCCGACCATCTGGTCCGCGCCTGGAATCGCACATACGGTCTACCTGTGTTGCTGACGAACTGCTCCAACAACTATGGCCCTTACCATTTCCCTGAGAAACTGATCCCGCTGATCATCCTCAACGCCCTCGAAGGCAAACCGCTGCCTGTCTATGGCAACGGCCAGCAGGTCCGTGACTGGTTGTTCGTTGAAGACCACGCCCGCGCGTTAGTGGAAGTGGTCACTCGCGGCAAGGTGGGAGAGACCTACAACATTGGTGGCCACAACGAGCAGAAGAACCTCGACGTAGTGCGCACCATCTGCGGCCTGCTCGAGGAGCTCGCGCCGCAAAAGCCGTCCGGCATCGCCCGCTTCGAAGACCTTATCACCTTCGTCAAGGACCGTCCGGGCCACGACCTGCGCTATGCCATCGATGCCAGCAAGATCGAGCGCGAGCTCGGGTGGGTGCCGGCCGAGACCTTCGAGACCGGCCTGCGCAAGACCGTCGAGTGGTATCTGAATAATCTGCAATGGTGCCGACGCGTTCAGGACGGCAGTTATCAACGAGAAAGACTGGGGGCAACAGCATGA
- a CDS encoding ABC transporter permease, producing the protein MKTNARVGGVVKLKVAAGYFSYLVSHSRSIVEMVWSEFNNKYLASYLGLFWAFAQPVSLIVVIWLVFELGLRQSNDNGTPFPLWLATGLLPWLFLVESVNGCCNSIVGKRFLVRRVAFRISLLPIISVFVALIVHLVLIVLLLGVLALMGFGPSIYWIQIPYFMLCALVLVLGSGWLISSLMVFISDIKYLVSICIQFGFWCTPIVWGLGRLPERFQVIAFVNPAAYIVDGYRKSLLGQEWFFSSGWVHTLAFWMWAVIVAVIGVTVFRRLRPHFADVI; encoded by the coding sequence GTGAAAACAAACGCGCGTGTGGGTGGGGTCGTTAAATTGAAAGTGGCGGCTGGTTATTTTTCGTACCTTGTGTCTCATTCAAGATCAATAGTTGAGATGGTCTGGAGTGAGTTCAATAATAAGTATCTTGCGTCCTACCTTGGGTTGTTCTGGGCATTCGCGCAGCCCGTCTCCCTCATTGTCGTTATATGGTTGGTTTTCGAGCTGGGACTTCGCCAGTCGAATGATAATGGGACTCCCTTTCCACTGTGGCTCGCTACTGGCTTGCTGCCTTGGCTTTTCTTGGTTGAGTCGGTAAATGGATGTTGTAACTCCATAGTGGGAAAAAGGTTTCTCGTGCGTCGTGTGGCTTTTCGCATCAGCTTATTGCCGATAATAAGTGTCTTCGTGGCGCTTATTGTCCACCTAGTGCTGATTGTTTTGCTTCTTGGTGTTCTCGCGCTGATGGGGTTTGGGCCAAGTATCTATTGGATTCAGATACCTTACTTCATGCTGTGTGCACTCGTGCTCGTTCTTGGGAGTGGGTGGCTTATTTCCTCGCTTATGGTTTTCATTAGCGACATTAAATACCTTGTGTCTATATGTATCCAGTTTGGCTTCTGGTGCACTCCTATTGTCTGGGGGCTGGGGCGGCTTCCTGAAAGGTTTCAAGTTATTGCCTTTGTAAATCCCGCAGCTTACATAGTTGACGGCTACAGGAAGTCCCTGCTCGGACAGGAATGGTTTTTCTCTTCCGGCTGGGTTCATACCCTCGCTTTCTGGATGTGGGCAGTTATTGTCGCGGTTATTGGTGTCACCGTTTTCCGCCGGCTTCGACCACACTTTGCAGATGTAATATGA
- a CDS encoding glycosyltransferase family 2 protein yields the protein MSFQLKQLAWNMGVDQKNASVPCPVMESRVAILLCTYQGQRYLSEQLSSIEQQNHKNWIVWASDDGSHDNTQAILEDFQKRWGKSRVSIQSGPAGGFAANFLSLVSNVDVRADYYSFADQDDIWEPVKVQRAVGWLRSIPSHIPALYCARTTLVDEANREIGFSPFFGKPPCFANALVQNIGAGNTMVFNEAARNILRRAGDIDVVSHDWWAYLVVSGCGGKVYYDPSPSLRYRQHGRNLIGSNMSICARAARIQMMFAGVFREWNDRNVRALEKVRDELTPESKRALDLFLEARAGKFLPRIKGFLKSGVHRQTFLGNMGLILAAVFGKI from the coding sequence ATGAGTTTTCAACTGAAACAGTTGGCGTGGAATATGGGTGTCGATCAAAAAAATGCTTCCGTACCCTGTCCGGTTATGGAGAGCAGGGTAGCGATCCTGCTTTGCACATACCAAGGCCAGCGGTATCTGTCGGAACAGTTGAGTTCGATTGAGCAGCAGAATCACAAGAACTGGATTGTGTGGGCTTCGGATGATGGCTCGCATGATAATACCCAGGCAATACTTGAGGACTTCCAGAAGCGGTGGGGCAAAAGTCGGGTGTCGATTCAGTCGGGGCCGGCGGGTGGGTTTGCTGCGAACTTTCTGTCGTTAGTCTCAAATGTTGACGTGCGTGCGGACTATTATTCGTTTGCTGATCAAGATGATATATGGGAACCGGTCAAGGTGCAGCGAGCGGTCGGCTGGTTGCGCAGCATCCCAAGCCATATCCCAGCGCTGTATTGCGCGAGAACAACCCTGGTGGATGAGGCGAATCGTGAAATTGGATTCTCTCCCTTCTTTGGCAAGCCTCCTTGTTTTGCTAACGCCTTGGTCCAGAACATAGGTGCGGGTAACACCATGGTGTTCAATGAGGCGGCTCGTAATATTCTGCGTCGTGCCGGTGATATCGATGTGGTTTCTCACGATTGGTGGGCATATTTGGTCGTCAGTGGGTGTGGCGGTAAGGTTTATTACGATCCAAGTCCTTCGCTCCGCTACAGGCAGCACGGTCGGAATCTGATCGGAAGCAACATGAGTATCTGTGCCCGAGCTGCGAGAATTCAGATGATGTTCGCTGGCGTCTTTCGCGAGTGGAATGACAGGAATGTGCGTGCTCTGGAGAAAGTTCGCGATGAATTGACGCCGGAAAGCAAGAGAGCACTTGATTTGTTTCTTGAGGCAAGGGCAGGGAAATTCCTACCGAGAATCAAAGGGTTTCTCAAGTCCGGAGTACATCGCCAGACCTTTTTGGGGAACATGGGTTTAATACTTGCAGCTGTGTTTGGGAAAATATGA
- a CDS encoding ABC transporter ATP-binding protein, translated as MTSSDDVVISISGLRKSYKVYSKNIDRLKEALDPRRRIYHKEFDALKGVGLSIQRGEIVGILGSNGSGKSTLLKIVAGVLRQSAGKVKVNGSVSALLELGAGFNPEQSGLENIYLAGVLRGVPRKAMSKKLDEIVEFADIGEFIHQKTKFYSSGMFARLAFSVSIHVDPDILIIDEALSVGDAAFKRKCFSKLEEFRKSGKTILLVSHSEAAITEMCNRAVLIDRGEVLADGPVKETIACYLKLINAKGEKRKEIRDGIVAGQAISPAASPPKNSTPAAAQPQRAVDAEELFLEGLRPKSTVEYPSEGARLLNVRIETLDGRRVNRLVHGKRYRYVYEIEFHCLSQNVSFGMMIKTTQGTALCGGSYPQKGAWIREVGAGEVRAVTWEFDCLLEEGTYFTNCGVMADREGGRSYLHRILDAYMFQVAPRADRITTAWVNLGLTARYDEKVVT; from the coding sequence ATGACAAGCAGTGATGATGTTGTTATATCGATTAGCGGTCTGCGCAAGTCGTATAAGGTTTATAGCAAGAATATTGATCGTCTTAAGGAGGCCCTTGATCCGAGGCGTCGAATCTATCACAAAGAGTTTGATGCGCTGAAAGGGGTTGGGCTTTCCATACAGCGGGGGGAGATTGTCGGGATACTTGGAAGCAATGGGAGTGGGAAAAGCACCCTGCTCAAGATCGTAGCCGGAGTACTTCGTCAGTCAGCAGGGAAGGTCAAGGTGAATGGATCGGTTTCTGCACTGCTGGAGTTGGGCGCAGGTTTCAATCCGGAGCAGAGCGGACTGGAGAACATTTATCTCGCGGGCGTCTTGCGTGGGGTACCTCGCAAGGCAATGAGCAAGAAGCTTGATGAGATTGTAGAGTTTGCTGACATCGGTGAGTTCATTCACCAGAAAACAAAGTTCTACTCAAGCGGAATGTTCGCCAGGCTTGCATTTTCTGTATCCATCCATGTGGATCCGGACATCCTTATTATCGATGAAGCACTAAGTGTGGGCGATGCCGCTTTCAAGAGGAAGTGCTTTTCCAAGCTGGAAGAATTTCGAAAGTCAGGAAAAACCATTTTGCTAGTGTCGCACTCTGAGGCGGCGATTACCGAGATGTGCAACAGAGCTGTTCTGATTGATCGAGGAGAAGTACTGGCGGATGGTCCGGTAAAGGAGACGATCGCCTGTTATCTCAAGCTAATAAACGCGAAAGGTGAAAAACGAAAGGAAATTCGGGATGGGATTGTTGCTGGTCAAGCGATTTCGCCAGCCGCAAGTCCGCCCAAGAACAGCACCCCCGCCGCAGCTCAACCGCAGCGAGCAGTTGACGCTGAGGAGCTTTTTCTGGAGGGGCTACGCCCGAAGAGTACGGTTGAGTACCCTTCGGAAGGCGCTCGATTGCTCAACGTCAGGATTGAAACTCTGGATGGACGGAGGGTCAATCGACTGGTGCATGGCAAGCGATACCGATACGTGTACGAGATTGAATTCCACTGCTTATCCCAGAATGTTTCCTTTGGGATGATGATCAAAACCACTCAGGGTACCGCTTTGTGTGGGGGGAGTTATCCGCAGAAAGGTGCCTGGATTCGTGAGGTTGGAGCCGGAGAAGTCAGAGCGGTGACTTGGGAGTTCGACTGTCTGCTAGAGGAGGGGACTTACTTTACGAATTGTGGGGTAATGGCCGATCGGGAAGGGGGGCGGAGCTACCTCCATCGGATCTTGGACGCATACATGTTTCAAGTTGCACCCCGCGCAGATCGGATCACAACAGCTTGGGTTAATCTCGGTCTGACCGCAAGATATGATGAGAAGGTAGTGACATGA